The following proteins are co-located in the Brachybacterium sacelli genome:
- a CDS encoding siderophore-interacting protein, which produces MPRTSRPLSIFPIALRDATVAAIEDISPVMRRVTLRSEQLRGGERDGIPLRPFVSDGFDDHVKLVIPEPDGTAPAPGRQEPGRFDWAPGVLGLCRDYTVRRADPESGTVDLDVVRHDAGRASDWAFAAEVGDPISFAGPKCSAGINQEVDWHLLIGDETALPAIGRWLEEAPAGTRAKVLLEVPDAADRQQLETAAEAEISWLVRPRGVRAGHSTLMLDALRSLEMLPGRVYAWCAGETLTISPIRRYLRRDLALPKEDVEVVGYWRRVTGDEDRAESPRRGGAPDRATSPAPPTSSEPVPTPSADRAPASDPPTPASPQELMHQVHEMSELLAPIVLRVAVSLGIPVALADAARSLPELVETTRVPVERLSPLLDAMIALGLLREDGRGGFVHTALGEVLLEESVQESLDLDTPAGRVDLSLLELLTVVRTGEVATAPALPADLVTWRGHDDEVDAAFHGRREDSLQWNVQPLADLPEVAAAGTVLLCGDGIVPTAAALLARADRRVSLLVAPRRAEMIRQRLDREITDPSRRRRVQLVLEDEELPLTEVSILQHATEALPDARLRSLLDRLSRRTGAQLLLVTDLADDARTDDHVAARTLTALTSTGVALRTSTQLRDLLEGARCSGVRSAPLGWGFGPSVVIADASGANAPTRP; this is translated from the coding sequence GTGCCCCGCACCTCCCGCCCGTTGTCGATCTTCCCGATCGCCCTGCGCGATGCGACCGTCGCCGCGATCGAGGACATCTCCCCCGTGATGCGGCGCGTGACCCTGCGCAGCGAGCAGCTCCGCGGCGGCGAGCGCGACGGGATCCCGCTGCGGCCCTTCGTCAGCGACGGCTTCGACGACCACGTCAAGCTCGTGATCCCGGAGCCCGACGGCACCGCCCCCGCTCCGGGACGCCAGGAGCCCGGACGTTTCGACTGGGCACCCGGCGTACTCGGACTGTGCCGCGACTACACGGTGCGGCGCGCCGATCCGGAGTCCGGCACCGTCGACCTCGACGTGGTCAGGCACGACGCCGGACGCGCCAGCGACTGGGCCTTCGCCGCAGAGGTGGGCGATCCGATCTCCTTCGCGGGCCCCAAGTGCAGCGCCGGGATCAACCAGGAGGTCGACTGGCATCTGCTGATCGGGGACGAGACCGCCCTGCCCGCGATCGGGCGGTGGCTCGAGGAGGCCCCGGCCGGGACCCGCGCGAAGGTCCTCCTCGAGGTGCCCGACGCTGCCGATCGGCAGCAGCTGGAGACCGCAGCCGAGGCGGAGATCAGCTGGCTGGTGCGACCCCGGGGTGTCCGGGCGGGACATTCCACGTTGATGCTCGACGCCCTCCGCTCGCTCGAGATGCTCCCGGGCCGGGTGTACGCGTGGTGCGCCGGCGAGACCCTCACCATCTCCCCCATCCGCCGCTACCTGCGCCGCGATCTCGCGCTGCCGAAGGAGGACGTCGAGGTGGTGGGCTACTGGCGCCGGGTGACCGGCGACGAGGACCGCGCCGAGTCACCGCGCCGCGGCGGCGCACCGGACAGGGCGACCTCCCCCGCACCGCCGACATCCTCCGAGCCCGTGCCGACGCCGTCCGCGGACCGCGCACCGGCGTCGGACCCGCCGACGCCCGCCTCCCCGCAGGAGCTGATGCACCAGGTGCACGAGATGAGCGAGCTGCTGGCCCCCATCGTGCTGCGGGTCGCCGTGTCCCTGGGCATCCCGGTCGCCCTCGCCGACGCCGCCCGCTCGCTCCCCGAACTGGTCGAGACGACACGGGTCCCCGTCGAGCGGCTGTCCCCGCTCCTGGACGCGATGATCGCTCTGGGACTGCTGCGGGAGGACGGCCGTGGAGGCTTCGTCCATACCGCGCTGGGCGAGGTGCTGCTCGAGGAGAGCGTCCAGGAGTCGCTGGATCTGGACACGCCGGCCGGCCGGGTGGACCTCTCCCTGCTCGAACTGCTCACGGTGGTGCGCACCGGAGAGGTGGCCACCGCCCCGGCGCTGCCGGCGGACCTCGTGACCTGGCGCGGCCACGACGACGAGGTCGACGCGGCGTTCCACGGCCGCCGCGAGGACTCGCTGCAGTGGAACGTCCAGCCCCTGGCCGACCTGCCGGAGGTGGCCGCCGCGGGGACGGTGCTGCTCTGCGGCGACGGCATCGTCCCGACGGCCGCCGCGCTGCTGGCACGGGCTGACCGCAGGGTCAGCCTGCTGGTGGCGCCGCGCCGCGCGGAGATGATCCGACAGCGCCTGGACCGCGAGATCACCGATCCCTCCCGGCGCCGGCGAGTGCAGCTGGTCCTCGAGGACGAGGAACTGCCTCTGACGGAGGTGAGCATCCTCCAGCACGCGACCGAAGCACTCCCCGACGCGCGTCTCCGCTCGCTCCTGGACCGCCTCTCCCGCCGCACCGGTGCCCAGCTGCTGCTGGTGACGGACCTCGCCGACGACGCCCGGACCGACGACCACGTCGCCGCCCGGACGCTGACGGCGCTCACCTCGACCGGGGTCGCGCTGCGCACCAGCACCCAGCTGCGGGATCTGCTCGAGGGCGCCCGTTGCTCCGGGGTGCGCAGTGCGCCGCTCGGCTGGGGGTTCGGCCCCTCCGTCGTGATCGCCGACGCCTCCGGCGCGAACGCGCCCACCCGCCCGTGA
- a CDS encoding VOC family protein, with translation MQIPGAGANLAFQSEEHYTPPVWPAGDGEQHMMLHLDLGARDVVGAVAAAQELGAHLAEFQPQEDVRVMLDPAGHPFCLYEDDPAD, from the coding sequence ATGCAGATCCCCGGGGCCGGCGCGAACCTCGCCTTCCAGAGCGAGGAGCACTACACGCCGCCCGTGTGGCCGGCCGGCGACGGCGAGCAGCACATGATGCTCCACCTCGACCTCGGAGCACGCGACGTCGTCGGGGCGGTCGCAGCGGCCCAGGAGCTCGGAGCGCACCTGGCGGAGTTCCAGCCGCAGGAGGACGTACGGGTGATGCTCGATCCGGCGGGGCATCCCTTCTGCCTCTATGAGGACGATCCGGCCGACTGA
- a CDS encoding HRDC domain-containing protein has product MTESAPVTDLTSPRSGLVPVIDRIQPLLAWCEAAASAPQEPVAVDAERASSYRYSSRAYLVQLRTEAAGTALIDPLAFTLPARLLDLLAQREWVLHAAGQDLPSLDELGMRPAALFDTELAARLLGMERVGLGAVVEDALSLRLAKEHSAADWSRRPLPEGWLTYAALDVEVLVEVRDVLAARLQEDGKAEWARQEFEHERLRDHGPTRSSTWRGLHGLGGLRSAKQLAAAREMWARRDEIAGAEDLSPHRVIKDRDLVAAAKEAPRGREAFEQALPAKLHRKDLWWQAARSGLGLPASHLPERSERSYPPPHKLWSKKYPEVWERYQLVRVAVGQRAEDLELPAENLLQPAVLRHWVWEHEQAPAEDVLESELLALGARPWQAEQAGPVVHRALTEDD; this is encoded by the coding sequence GTGACAGAGTCCGCCCCCGTCACCGATCTCACCTCTCCGCGCAGCGGCCTCGTGCCCGTCATCGATCGGATCCAGCCCCTGCTCGCCTGGTGCGAGGCCGCCGCCTCCGCACCGCAGGAGCCCGTCGCGGTCGATGCCGAGAGAGCCTCCAGCTACCGCTACAGCTCCCGCGCCTACCTGGTGCAGCTGCGCACCGAGGCCGCGGGCACCGCGCTGATCGATCCGTTGGCCTTCACCCTGCCCGCCCGCCTGCTGGATCTGCTGGCGCAGCGGGAATGGGTGCTGCACGCGGCGGGACAGGATCTCCCCAGCCTCGACGAGCTCGGGATGCGTCCCGCGGCGCTGTTCGACACCGAGCTGGCGGCCCGTCTGCTGGGGATGGAGCGAGTGGGTCTCGGCGCTGTCGTGGAGGACGCGCTCTCGCTGCGCCTGGCCAAGGAGCACTCCGCGGCCGACTGGTCCCGGCGCCCGCTGCCGGAGGGGTGGCTCACCTACGCCGCCCTCGACGTCGAGGTGCTGGTGGAGGTCCGCGACGTCCTCGCCGCGCGACTGCAGGAGGACGGCAAGGCGGAGTGGGCCCGCCAGGAGTTCGAGCACGAGCGGCTGCGGGACCACGGTCCCACACGGTCCTCGACCTGGCGGGGGCTGCACGGCCTGGGAGGTCTGCGCTCGGCCAAGCAGCTGGCCGCCGCCCGGGAGATGTGGGCACGGCGCGACGAGATCGCCGGCGCCGAGGACCTCTCCCCGCACCGGGTGATCAAGGACCGCGACCTGGTCGCCGCCGCCAAGGAGGCGCCCCGCGGGCGGGAGGCCTTCGAGCAGGCGTTGCCGGCGAAGCTGCACCGCAAGGACCTGTGGTGGCAGGCGGCGCGCTCGGGCCTCGGGCTGCCCGCCTCGCACCTGCCCGAGCGCAGCGAGCGCTCCTACCCCCCGCCGCACAAGCTGTGGTCCAAGAAGTACCCGGAGGTGTGGGAGCGGTACCAGCTGGTGCGCGTCGCCGTCGGCCAGCGCGCCGAGGACCTGGAGCTGCCCGCCGAGAACCTCCTGCAGCCCGCCGTTCTACGGCACTGGGTGTGGGAGCACGAGCAGGCGCCCGCCGAGGACGTCCTCGAGTCCGAGCTGCTCGCGCTCGGCGCCCGGCCCTGGCAGGCCGAGCAGGCCGGCCCGGTGGTCCACCGCGCGCTGACCGAGGACGACTGA
- a CDS encoding DUF3000 domain-containing protein, which translates to MPVHRIRTGDDTFRAAVDAMTHATLRPEFEWREIPAPSKMAPSTWACTGEILIHDEELASGRLVILHDPAGQDAWDGTYRMVALVQAQLEPEFAIESMLGDVAWSWVTESLELHGADSRELGCTATRVVSQSYGALAERPSTVDVEMRVSWTPEHEAVSEGDGQGRGPDLAPHFAAWTAMLAAAGGLPPAPPRIAPIAPTHHARAPRPEEAGDAR; encoded by the coding sequence GTGCCCGTCCATCGAATCCGCACCGGCGACGACACCTTCCGTGCCGCCGTCGACGCCATGACCCATGCCACGCTCCGACCGGAGTTCGAGTGGCGAGAGATCCCTGCGCCCTCGAAGATGGCGCCGTCGACGTGGGCCTGCACCGGGGAGATCCTGATCCATGACGAGGAGCTCGCCTCCGGGCGCCTGGTGATCCTCCACGACCCTGCCGGCCAGGACGCCTGGGACGGCACGTATCGGATGGTGGCGCTGGTCCAGGCGCAGCTGGAGCCCGAGTTCGCGATCGAGTCGATGCTCGGGGACGTGGCCTGGTCCTGGGTCACCGAGTCCCTCGAGCTGCACGGCGCCGACTCCCGGGAGCTGGGCTGCACCGCCACCCGGGTGGTCTCGCAGTCCTACGGGGCGCTCGCGGAGCGCCCCTCGACCGTGGACGTCGAGATGCGCGTGTCCTGGACCCCCGAGCACGAGGCGGTGAGCGAGGGCGACGGGCAGGGCCGCGGGCCCGACCTCGCCCCCCACTTCGCCGCCTGGACGGCGATGCTGGCCGCCGCGGGAGGCCTGCCCCCGGCCCCGCCGCGCATCGCCCCGATCGCCCCCACCCACCATGCGAGGGCGCCGCGCCCCGAGGAAGCCGGTGACGCCCGGTGA
- the msrB gene encoding peptide-methionine (R)-S-oxide reductase MsrB encodes MSTDPIGTRTYPLTISDEQWRERLSPAEYQVLRQGGTERPGTGEYEEVRPAGTYACKACGAELFTAETQFDAHCGWPAFYAPTDSESVELLEDSSLGMRRIEVRCASCGSHLGHVFEGEGFSTPTDQRYCINSISLVHSDDTAA; translated from the coding sequence ATGTCCACCGATCCCATCGGCACGCGCACCTACCCCCTCACCATCAGCGACGAGCAGTGGCGCGAGCGCCTCTCCCCCGCCGAGTACCAGGTGCTCCGTCAGGGCGGGACCGAACGTCCCGGCACCGGCGAGTACGAGGAGGTGCGTCCCGCCGGCACCTACGCGTGCAAGGCCTGCGGCGCGGAACTGTTCACCGCCGAGACCCAGTTCGACGCCCACTGCGGCTGGCCCGCCTTCTACGCGCCGACCGATTCCGAGTCGGTCGAACTGCTCGAGGACAGCTCCCTGGGCATGCGCCGGATCGAGGTGCGCTGCGCCTCGTGCGGCTCGCACCTCGGCCACGTCTTCGAGGGCGAGGGCTTCTCCACCCCCACCGATCAGCGCTACTGCATCAACTCCATCAGCCTCGTCCACAGCGACGACACCGCGGCCTGA
- a CDS encoding alpha/beta hydrolase family protein, which produces MTRDQVRSRPATGPLGWTRAIRPRSDQGRWAEAAVVGAVGAASAFTLSAGLLAVGARVMARLPLVPQQGLRRRPDLPVRAVHPDRVHVEATKESVRDGYLALRQSGGTVHVRLGPVDGRPTPTTVSRPLLAADTAEPLRVAKAAVNGFFWAGSPATAHGLGTEEVEVDSPVGSMPAWLVRPDEGLGSVPGGSDTWAILIHGHGSMRGEALRVIPLLHRLGLTSLTITYRNDTGAPDSADRMYHLGADEWEDTEAAIEYALAHGARRIVLMGWSMGGGIALRASVRTAHRDRVVGLVLDSPAVDWQDILIYHATALKAPRAMRTLAMWMMTSAVGARLVRLHEAIALDEMTPEHYAEHLIHPIQLFHALDDATVPPEPSRRLAALRPDLVEFVPFEGASHTREWNRDPARYERHLADFLGRVLGLEAEAAALQLPVRDPASAALEDSTGLRL; this is translated from the coding sequence ATGACGCGTGACCAAGTCCGGAGCCGCCCCGCCACCGGTCCCCTGGGATGGACCCGGGCCATTCGGCCCCGTTCCGACCAGGGCCGATGGGCGGAGGCAGCGGTCGTCGGTGCCGTCGGCGCCGCCTCGGCGTTCACGCTCAGCGCAGGTCTGCTGGCCGTCGGCGCCCGGGTGATGGCGCGCCTGCCGCTGGTTCCCCAGCAAGGACTGCGCAGGCGACCCGACCTTCCCGTGCGCGCGGTGCACCCCGACCGGGTCCACGTCGAGGCGACCAAGGAGTCCGTGCGGGACGGCTACCTCGCGCTCCGGCAGTCCGGGGGCACGGTGCACGTGCGGCTGGGACCCGTGGACGGTCGTCCCACCCCCACCACCGTCTCGCGGCCGCTGCTGGCCGCGGACACCGCCGAACCCCTCCGGGTGGCCAAGGCCGCCGTCAACGGGTTCTTCTGGGCGGGCTCCCCGGCGACCGCCCACGGGCTGGGGACCGAGGAGGTCGAGGTCGACTCGCCCGTCGGCTCGATGCCCGCGTGGCTGGTGCGCCCGGACGAAGGGCTCGGCTCGGTGCCCGGCGGCTCCGACACCTGGGCGATCCTGATCCACGGTCACGGCTCCATGCGCGGCGAGGCGCTGCGGGTGATCCCGCTGCTGCACCGCCTGGGGCTGACCAGCCTGACCATCACCTACCGCAACGACACGGGCGCTCCGGACTCCGCGGACCGGATGTACCACCTCGGGGCCGACGAGTGGGAGGACACCGAGGCCGCGATCGAGTACGCGCTGGCCCACGGCGCCCGTCGCATCGTGCTGATGGGCTGGTCGATGGGTGGCGGCATCGCCCTGCGCGCCTCCGTGCGCACGGCGCACCGGGACCGGGTCGTCGGCCTGGTGCTCGACTCCCCGGCGGTGGACTGGCAGGACATCCTGATCTACCACGCCACCGCGCTGAAGGCGCCGCGGGCGATGCGGACGCTGGCGATGTGGATGATGACCTCCGCGGTCGGGGCCCGCCTGGTGCGTCTGCACGAGGCGATCGCACTGGACGAGATGACGCCCGAGCACTACGCCGAGCACCTCATCCATCCCATCCAGCTGTTCCACGCCCTCGACGACGCGACGGTGCCGCCGGAGCCGAGCCGCCGCCTGGCCGCCCTGCGCCCCGATCTGGTGGAGTTCGTGCCCTTCGAGGGCGCCTCGCACACCCGCGAGTGGAACCGGGATCCGGCACGGTACGAGCGGCACCTGGCTGACTTCCTGGGGCGGGTGCTCGGCCTCGAGGCCGAGGCCGCCGCGCTGCAGCTGCCGGTGCGCGACCCGGCCTCGGCGGCCCTGGAGGACTCGACCGGCCTGCGACTGTGA
- a CDS encoding dihydrofolate reductase family protein, with amino-acid sequence MHLLLRDGALLPAPFPLGIGPEAARAIADLYALPALPAGTAHVRAMMNATLDGAVHGADGTSGTLRNPDDSLVFGVLRALADVVLVGAATVRVEDYSHVQGRGDLLEPSRRPGGAPRPALAVWSDSGDLPDALDRSGPLHLISSPASAAEAGRRADLDAEHVIAAATPSAAIEGLAARGMRSIQVEGGPSTLGRLAADGLLDELCFSTTHRTVGGGSPRVLRGAAHDQRWELSSLLLGEHATVSRYRRER; translated from the coding sequence GTGCACCTGCTGCTGCGTGACGGAGCCCTGCTCCCCGCCCCGTTCCCGCTGGGCATCGGCCCGGAGGCGGCACGGGCGATCGCCGACCTCTATGCCCTGCCCGCGCTGCCCGCGGGCACCGCGCACGTCCGGGCCATGATGAACGCCACCCTCGACGGGGCGGTCCACGGGGCCGACGGCACCAGTGGGACCCTGCGCAATCCCGACGACTCCCTCGTCTTCGGCGTGCTGCGCGCCCTGGCGGACGTGGTGCTGGTGGGAGCCGCGACAGTGCGCGTGGAGGACTATTCCCACGTCCAGGGCCGCGGTGACCTGCTGGAGCCCTCCCGTCGGCCCGGCGGCGCCCCGCGCCCGGCCCTCGCCGTCTGGTCCGACAGCGGGGACCTGCCAGACGCGCTCGATCGCAGCGGACCGCTCCATCTCATCTCCTCTCCCGCATCCGCGGCGGAGGCAGGTCGGCGCGCCGACCTGGACGCGGAGCACGTGATCGCCGCCGCCACCCCGTCCGCGGCGATCGAGGGCCTGGCCGCGCGGGGGATGCGCAGCATCCAGGTGGAGGGCGGGCCCTCCACCCTGGGACGGCTCGCGGCCGACGGACTGCTCGACGAGCTGTGCTTCTCGACCACGCACCGCACGGTCGGCGGCGGCTCCCCGCGCGTGCTCCGGGGAGCCGCGCACGATCAGCGCTGGGAGCTGTCCTCGCTGCTGCTCGGCGAGCACGCGACGGTCTCGCGGTACCGCCGGGAGCGCTGA
- the zapE gene encoding cell division protein ZapE produces the protein MTEALCDRRPEPTLERLLADLVPPPRFSRARLENYVPDPAFPSQEEAKQLVSEFAAQLGRPTGGFLAKLRRRPRTARGIYLDGGFGVGKTHLLTSLFHAVPGKRVYGTFVEYTDLVGALGFQRAVELLGESVLVCIDEFELDDPGDTLLMTRLIRELSDRGVAVVATSNTLPDALGEGRFAAQDFLREIQAMAERFQVLRIDGEDYRRRDGVAEIRSLAEPTVREHAEEQTGSTLDDFDELLSHLTTVHPSRYGALIDGVASAHVTGLHGLTHHHDALRFVVLVDRLYDREVPALISSGPGAGIVEDLFAPELLRSGYRKKYYRALSRLASLAHDGSGLLTGGSADPAGERSA, from the coding sequence GTGACTGAAGCGCTCTGCGACCGACGGCCCGAACCGACCCTCGAGCGGCTGCTCGCAGATCTGGTGCCCCCGCCGCGGTTCTCCCGTGCACGGCTCGAGAACTACGTGCCGGACCCCGCCTTCCCCTCCCAGGAGGAGGCGAAGCAGCTCGTGAGCGAGTTCGCCGCCCAGCTCGGCCGGCCCACCGGCGGCTTCCTCGCCAAGCTGCGGCGTCGACCCCGGACGGCCCGTGGAATCTACCTCGACGGCGGCTTCGGCGTGGGCAAGACCCACCTGCTGACCTCCCTGTTCCATGCGGTCCCGGGCAAGCGGGTCTACGGCACCTTCGTGGAGTACACGGACCTGGTCGGCGCGCTCGGCTTCCAGCGCGCCGTGGAGCTGCTGGGCGAGTCGGTGCTGGTGTGCATCGACGAGTTCGAGCTCGACGACCCCGGCGACACGCTGCTCATGACCCGGCTGATCCGGGAGCTGTCCGACCGCGGTGTAGCCGTCGTGGCCACCTCGAACACGCTGCCGGACGCGCTCGGGGAGGGGCGCTTCGCGGCGCAGGACTTCCTGCGCGAGATCCAGGCGATGGCCGAACGATTCCAGGTGCTGCGCATCGACGGCGAGGACTACCGTCGCCGTGACGGGGTCGCCGAGATCCGCTCCCTGGCCGAGCCCACGGTGCGCGAGCACGCCGAGGAGCAGACCGGCAGCACCCTCGACGACTTCGACGAGCTGCTGTCCCACCTCACCACGGTCCACCCCTCCCGCTACGGCGCCCTCATCGACGGCGTGGCCTCCGCGCACGTGACCGGACTGCACGGCCTGACCCACCATCACGACGCGCTGCGCTTCGTGGTGCTGGTGGATCGCCTCTACGACCGTGAGGTGCCTGCGCTGATCTCCTCCGGGCCCGGCGCCGGGATCGTCGAGGACCTCTTCGCTCCCGAGCTGCTGCGCAGCGGCTATCGCAAGAAGTACTACCGGGCCCTGTCGCGCCTGGCATCGCTCGCCCACGACGGCTCCGGCCTCCTGACGGGTGGCAGCGCGGACCCGGCCGGAGAGCGCAGCGCGTGA
- a CDS encoding GntR family transcriptional regulator, which yields MSEEPTRDPGEGRAVRHSRSEHARRTLAGRIMDGALAPGTPLRIAGLSTELAMSATPVREALHLLTGEKLVEYLPMRGFVVTRPPDDEHVRTMGEARELLEPELAALAAQRATSAEREALDATLRRTAAAGIGTRFQEYEGYLDQSSSFHAEIARAARSPYLASALEAIPVHTLRFRRFGEAGVDDAEISVREHAAVLEAIDHGDAEAAREAMTAHVRAVTDRALRGPGE from the coding sequence GTGAGCGAGGAGCCGACCAGGGACCCGGGGGAAGGGCGGGCGGTGCGGCACTCCCGCTCGGAGCACGCACGGCGCACCCTTGCCGGACGGATCATGGACGGAGCCCTCGCCCCGGGCACGCCGCTGCGCATCGCCGGGCTGTCGACGGAGCTCGCGATGAGCGCCACCCCGGTGCGGGAGGCTCTCCACCTGCTCACCGGCGAGAAGCTCGTCGAGTACCTGCCCATGCGCGGCTTCGTCGTCACGAGGCCGCCCGACGACGAGCACGTGCGCACCATGGGGGAGGCCCGCGAACTGCTCGAGCCGGAGCTCGCCGCGCTCGCCGCGCAGCGCGCCACGTCCGCCGAGCGGGAGGCGCTGGACGCTACCCTCCGACGGACCGCCGCGGCGGGGATCGGTACGCGCTTCCAGGAGTACGAGGGCTACCTCGACCAGTCGAGCTCCTTCCACGCCGAGATCGCCCGCGCGGCGCGCAGCCCGTACCTGGCCTCCGCGCTCGAGGCGATCCCCGTGCACACGCTGAGGTTCCGCCGCTTCGGCGAAGCGGGTGTCGACGATGCCGAGATCTCGGTGCGTGAGCACGCAGCGGTGCTCGAGGCGATCGATCACGGGGACGCCGAGGCCGCGCGGGAGGCGATGACCGCCCATGTGCGGGCGGTGACGGACCGGGCTCTGCGTGGCCCGGGGGAATGA
- a CDS encoding NAD(P)-dependent oxidoreductase: MDSARVAVIGLGPMGHPLAATLLDAGLTTVVWNRTASRADDLVAAGAIRAAGPAEAAAPVILSVLPDVAPLRELLDAPTREAWGAAGARVVVLSTTGPEQVVALAEELAPDGIAVVDAPMSGGVAGAAAGTLSIMVGGAEEDVAAVLPVLGTIGGIVLHLGPLGTGTVAKLCNQIVVGGTLAALAEAFSLARRSGLDVEQLVTLLEGGLARSEVLAQKKEKFVGREYSLGGSAANQVKDLTYATAAAEGAALPARLLPALLELYLETVDRGDGGKDHAVVQELYLDPEA; this comes from the coding sequence ATGGACAGCGCACGCGTCGCGGTGATCGGCCTGGGGCCGATGGGGCATCCCCTCGCCGCCACCCTCCTGGATGCCGGCCTCACCACCGTCGTGTGGAACCGGACGGCGAGCCGGGCCGACGATCTCGTCGCGGCCGGCGCGATCCGGGCCGCGGGCCCGGCCGAGGCCGCGGCGCCGGTGATCCTCTCCGTGCTTCCTGACGTCGCACCCCTGCGTGAGCTGCTCGACGCGCCGACCCGGGAGGCCTGGGGCGCGGCCGGCGCGCGAGTGGTCGTCCTGTCGACCACCGGCCCCGAGCAGGTGGTCGCGCTGGCGGAGGAGCTCGCGCCCGACGGGATCGCGGTGGTCGACGCACCGATGTCCGGCGGGGTCGCGGGGGCGGCGGCGGGCACCTTGTCGATCATGGTCGGGGGCGCGGAGGAGGATGTCGCCGCCGTGCTCCCGGTGCTCGGGACGATCGGCGGGATCGTCCTGCATCTGGGACCGCTCGGCACCGGCACGGTCGCCAAGCTGTGCAATCAGATCGTCGTCGGCGGCACCCTCGCCGCCCTCGCCGAGGCCTTCTCCCTCGCTCGCCGCAGCGGGCTCGACGTGGAGCAGCTGGTGACGCTGCTGGAAGGAGGCCTCGCCCGCAGCGAGGTGCTCGCTCAGAAGAAGGAGAAGTTCGTCGGTCGCGAGTACTCCCTGGGCGGCTCGGCAGCCAATCAGGTCAAGGACCTGACGTACGCAACCGCGGCCGCCGAGGGTGCGGCGCTGCCCGCCCGCCTGCTGCCGGCCCTGCTGGAGCTCTACCTCGAGACGGTGGACCGGGGCGACGGCGGGAAGGATCATGCCGTGGTCCAGGAGCTCTATCTCGACCCGGAGGCCTGA
- a CDS encoding SDR family NAD(P)-dependent oxidoreductase, which yields MALTPYPAADFPQQPTALLTGAASERGIGRATAHRLGREGWAVAVLDLDAEASAEVAHEVAEQHGVATLGLGVDISDEQQVDRAVARVDAELPQLVGVVNNAGISSPTPFTEVGTEEWKRVFDVNVHGTFFVTRAAVRIFRRRSLGRIVNVSSASAERGGGVYGRAAYSGSKAALLGLAKTWARELGEYGITANSVAPGSIDTDIMGGRLSDERKEFLLQELPVGRVGTVDDVAGAIHYLLGRDGGYLTGVTLDVNGGSHIH from the coding sequence ATGGCGCTGACGCCGTACCCCGCTGCCGACTTCCCGCAGCAGCCCACCGCGCTCCTCACCGGCGCCGCCTCCGAGCGCGGCATCGGCCGCGCCACCGCCCACCGCCTGGGGCGGGAGGGCTGGGCCGTGGCGGTCCTCGACCTGGATGCCGAGGCGTCCGCCGAGGTCGCCCACGAGGTCGCCGAGCAGCACGGGGTCGCGACCCTGGGACTCGGCGTGGACATCTCCGACGAGCAGCAGGTCGACCGCGCCGTCGCCCGCGTCGACGCCGAGCTGCCGCAGCTGGTGGGTGTGGTCAACAACGCCGGCATCTCCTCGCCGACACCGTTCACCGAGGTCGGCACCGAGGAGTGGAAGCGGGTGTTCGACGTCAACGTCCACGGCACCTTCTTCGTCACCCGGGCGGCGGTGAGGATCTTCCGTCGCCGCAGCCTGGGCCGCATCGTGAACGTCTCCAGCGCGTCGGCCGAGCGCGGTGGCGGCGTCTACGGGCGCGCCGCCTACTCCGGCTCCAAGGCCGCGCTGCTGGGCCTGGCCAAGACCTGGGCCCGCGAGCTCGGGGAGTACGGCATCACCGCCAACTCCGTGGCGCCCGGTTCGATCGACACCGACATCATGGGCGGGCGCCTGAGCGACGAGCGCAAGGAGTTCCTGCTGCAGGAGCTGCCGGTCGGGCGGGTCGGCACCGTCGACGACGTCGCCGGAGCCATCCATTACCTGCTCGGCCGCGACGGCGGCTATCTCACCGGCGTCACCCTCGACGTCAACGGCGGCTCCCACATCCACTGA